A single Glycine soja cultivar W05 chromosome 14, ASM419377v2, whole genome shotgun sequence DNA region contains:
- the LOC114385073 gene encoding polyamine oxidase 5-like isoform X3, with protein sequence MGASWLHGACNENPLAPLIRALGLTLYHTGGDNSVIFDHDLESCMLFNIDGHQVPQHIMMEVGDTYKRILAETVKVRDEHPDDMPILQAISIVLNRHPELRQQGLAHEVLQWYICRMEAWFASDADIIPLKTWDQEHILTGGHGLMVQGYDPVVKALANDLDIRLNHRVTKISDGYNMVMVTVEDGRNFVADAVIVTVPIGILKANLIEFSPKLPHWKAEAIKDIGMGNENKIALRFDAVFWPNVEVLGIVAPTSYACGYFLNLHKATGHPILVYMAAGKFAYDLEKLSDESAANFAMQQLKKMFPDASKPVQYLVSHWGTDPNSLGCYACDLVGMPDDVYERLRAPVGNLFFGGEAVSMDDHQGSVHGAYSSGVMAAENCQRHLLQKQGHMESLPLVPSVRHEIFETTIPPQISRI encoded by the exons GCTACATGGTGCTTGCAATGAGAATCCCTTGGCACCATTGATACGCGCATTAGGACTTACACTCTATCATACAGGTGGTGATAACTCTGTCATATTTGATCATGACTTGGAAAG CTGTATGCTATTTAACATTGATGGTCATCAAGTCCCTCAACACATTATGATGGAAGTTGGAGACACTTACAAGAGAATTCTGGCAGAG ACAGTAAAAGTGAGGGATGAGCATCCTGATGACATGCCTATTCTCCAAGCAATTTCAATTGTGTTAAATAGACATCCAGAACTAAG GCAACAAGGACTTGCTCATGAAGTGCTGCAATGGTATATATGCAGAATGGAAGCTTGGTTTGCTTCTGATGCGGATATCATACCATTGAAAACCTGGGATCAG GAGCATATCCTCACTGGTGGTCATGGACTCATGGTGCAAGGATATGATCCTGTTGTAAAAGCTCTTGCAAATGATCTTGATATACGCTTGAACCACAG GGTGACCAAAATATCCGATGGTTACAACATGGTAATGGTCACAGTTGAGGATGGCAGAAACTTTGTTGCTGATGCTGTTATTGTAACTGTCCCTATTGGAATCCTTAAGGccaatttaattgaattttcacCAAAACTGCCTCATTGGAAGGCTGAAGCAATTAAAGATATTGGTAtgggaaatgaaaataagattgCCCTAAGATTTGATGCAGTGTTTTGGCCTAATGTAGAAGTTCTGGGCATAGTTGCACCCACCTCTTATGCCTGTGGTTATTTTCTCAATCTCCACAAGGCAACAGGCCATCCAATTCTTGTGTATATGGCAGCTGGCAAGTTTGCCTATGACCTTGAAAAGCTGTCTGATGAATCAGCTGCAAATTTTGCAATGCAACAGCTCAAGAAGATGTTTCCTGATGCTTCTAAGCCT GTTCAATATCTTGTGTCACATTGGGGAACAGACCCAAACTCTCTTGGTTGCTATGCTTGTGATTTAGTTGGGATGCCAGATGATGTGTATGAGAGGCTTCGTGCACCAGTAGGTAATCTATTCTTTGGCGGGGAAGCTGTTAGCATGGATGACCACCAGGGATCTGTGCATGGAGCTTACTCTTCTGGGGTGATGGCTGCTGAAAATTGTCAGAGACATCTTCTACAGAAACAAGGCCACATGGAAAGTCTTCCTCTAGTTCCTTCTGTTAGGCATGAAATATTTGAAACTACTATACCTCCTCAAATCTCTAGAATTTGA